Below is a genomic region from Astatotilapia calliptera chromosome 2, fAstCal1.2, whole genome shotgun sequence.
TGCTTCCTTTTGAAGTTTTGAAGCTGACCACTACAATTATCAGGAATAACTTATAGTAAAGCTAGTTAAACAACAGCTACACTCCCtcttcagaaaaatcaaacaaaaccacGTATACAGATGCTAAGTAGCTTACTGTTTTTAAAGCTAATGGGCCAATGAAGTCTGAAAGCCGACTGACCTGCTAggttttcaagaaatattaaatgctAAAACCACAAATATAAAGAAGCTACACATTATCCAAATACCCGAAGATACGATTGTCTGGGTTAATAATGTTATCTGCTCCACAGACTGTCAAACAGTGTAGTTAGTTAGCCAGTTTTAGCTAGCGTTAGCCTGCTAGCTGCTACCGTTGCAGCTGTCACTACTCTGCGGGACTCACCTACTCGATGTCTGTGGTAGACTTTCTCCTTAGTACCTTTGTCGGATGTATCCCTGCCTACTTGAACTGTATATTATGAGCAACTACTCCATTTCAGCTCTTTCACAACACCCTCCCTGTAATATTTATTATCCTCACCCCTTTCTGCCTGTATACGTGTTTATCTTTGGCTTGCTCACTAGAAGCCACCTCACATCCGGTTGGTAAAATTATTTTGACGCAAGACCAATTTGTGTGTCTCACGACATGCTTGTGTTCTTATGTCCGGTAATCGCTATAAAAAGCAGATAGAGGGACGCTTAATTTACAGTATTTAGTCACGACTTAATATTAGTGTTTGACCCCTATATCGCGTAACAGTGTTTGTAGGTGCGGTTTGTTTCACTCTACTGTATTGTTAAGCGACGCACCTTTTAGGATATTTACGGTAAATAGAAACGTGGACCAATAGGAAGTTGACTGGCTGATGCGTCATTGGTTAACGCTTCAGGTCTGGCggtgaaaaactgtaaaaagggCAACTTGCTATTCTGTAACCTCCTGTACTCATTGTGcctatttttgtttatttataagctCAGGTAGacacgtatacacacacacacacacacacacacacaggtgaaaaATATTTGTGCTATGTTGTTATTCAGAGCTGATTATAGATTTGAATAAAGCTTCCTGAAAGATTTATTGAAAAATTTCCTTTAACTTGAATTGTTTCTAAAGGTTCTGCGTGTACCTACCTCATGAATATGAAGGAATCCTGCATGCTGTCCTTATTGAGACATGCTGCATGAAATACAGAAATATCAAcaaacatttcaacattttttaaGTTCTCCATTTCAGCCAACAAGTGCTTTAACCTCATGGAAAGCAAAAAGAATGCTATTCTTGTATAACAGATTTATTGACACTAAGCCGTACTGTAAACAGAAATAAGCTGTGGACTTTGTGTacttaatctttcagtcattacaATTCACTGTCCTTTATGAGTTTACCACGGTGACAGTGTATTTTCACAACCCTTTACATCTAATAAAGGCTATTCAAAGCAATCAGCCATAGATAGAATGATTCCATGGAGAAAGCTGGATGGTGTGTCATCAGTTTTCATTATCAGAACAAACCACTGTGTACGGTGAATCCATCTGCTCACGTATGTTTTGACTGATTGTCGCCAATTTGCCAAGACCAGACGTAAGCACAGAACAATAAGCTATCGCTGTTATCAACTGGTAActtaaagacatttttgttacctgaagtaaaaataaaaacttgactttagaaaaaaagaaagaaatagaaacagtatttttacttaaaacaaaaagaaaaacaagaggaaaataaaataaaaattcacagGAAATGCCTTTGTCCAACACAAGCAGGAGATTGTTGCACACTGAGGTTATCGTCTCTATGCGACTGAGCCAAAagtcaaaaatttaaaaacaaaaacacttaaaagtaCAAAACTAAAATTATTCCGTTACCAGACAACCCCTTTATTTCATTGAGCAAAGGAGGTCAATTTATTTATCAACATAATGCCTTGGTACCCACGTCAAACCCATCCAACATGCCTCCATAAAATTCATGAGTGCACAATATTGTTAATACAGTGAGTATGGAAAATACAGCCACTCTTACTTGAACACGAGAGTACAAACAAGAATCAATAATGATGGCGTCCACTTTCTGATTATATCATATATGACTACTTCTATTACGATAGATGTAACATTCACAATGTTGTTAGCTTATGGCATGTTAAACTTGTTCAGTGATTGATCTCCCATATCAAAAACTATCAGGTTGGCATACATAACTTTCTTAAAAGGCAGTAGCTCAGTGTTCAATTCTAGCagtagagactataaaaagaaagcatgtTATATCTGAGTCTAATGGTAAACATAGTCATGTCTATATCTTTATTGTAAATATTTGACATTGAGACAACAATGTAAGAAAAGTGTTTTGTAAAATTTCAAATTGTCAGACACAAGGCAGAGTAGTGAAACAGTTCCGCTTCATTAAAAACTACACATATGGAGAAACAAAAAGTTATTCGTCAAACAATAAAActtgatgcaaaaaaaaattaacatttgaCAGATTCAAGCTTGACAATAGAGCCCTCAGTTCTTGTAGGTATTGTAGCATTGTCAAGCAGTAGTGTGTCCATGTCGTCACTGCTACTTGGGCATATTCTCATCTTTCTCCAGGTATTTTCTTGCAACATTGATGCCATTTCAACAACTGGATGCTGGCTGCAGGTGCTGTTGAATTATTAGCCAATCCCTTCCCAAAGTAAGTGTAAACAGTTCAGCCATTAAGACTGTTTTAAATTAGAAATCATTGAGGGGTTTTGGGGGCGAGGGGGGTGATTTTCATAACGGGTCTCCCAGGCTCTCACAAGTCCAGTATTAGGACACAGAAGAGATTGGGTTGAGAGGAGAACCCATTTGTGTTAGCACTTTGTCTAGCCACTGAAGCGGCCCGTGCAGGTGCACTTCGATCCAGCAGGGGGTGCTGGTGACATCCTGTCGATGATACTCTGCTCCCCAGCCCTGTGgagggaaaacacaaaaaaaaaaactaaaggtaCACCATATTACACAATGACAGTGACTGATGATGTTTGCACTTATTAAATCAAGCAAAAGTGTGGCTGGTATTGTTttcaccgtgtgtgtgtgtgtgtgtctcatcaTGACTAGAGAAATCTACTGTAACAGAAACTACCAAATAGGTGTACTTCTTGGAGTACTTTGGTAGGCTGTTTTTCTGACTTTCTTATAGCAAAAAGAAAGTCAGGTTTTGAAGTGCTTGTGGTCTGACTCACAATTAGTGAGGAATCAAGAAATTACCGAGAACGTCTTCATTCGACTTGTGTACAGCATGAAACCCTTACCTTGACAAAGCTCATCCTAATTGTACACATCTTGGTAAGCTCATAGACGGCCTCAAAGCCATGGTTAACCGACTGAGCCAGAAGTTGAGCAAACTCTTGGTTGTTGAAAATCTTCAGGCTACATCCACTGGGGATCTTGCACACAGTGGTAGGGTGGAAGCCGTGGTGGTAATTACAGTTACGACTCTGAACAAAAATGCTGGTGTCGCTGAGGCACTCTGCATACACCTCCCCTCCCACATAGTACAGGTGCACTCCTGGACGACAAACAAAAGTGTAAGAACATTTAATCACCATCATTTCCTTATTTCCTACTCTTACTGGGGTTATTAGTCATACCTTTGCCAATGTGTCTGCGGGTGTTCTCGATTGTGGAGTTGCGGTTGACGTTGGACAGCAGTCCGAGGCAGAAgcggtttttgttgtttgaggGGTCAGTGAAGCCATCCACGAGCACACTGGTGGATGAAGCGTGGTAAGCCTCTCCGACACGATTGTTAAGTTCATAGTAGACAATAGAGCACCAGTGACTGGGCTCCTCATACTCCACTGGCTGCACATCTGCAAACAATAGGTAAGATCAACAGATGTTGAACATGGATTTGAAATGAATTCAGACAATCCAGACAGTACACGACTGCGTGGTTAAATAAACTACaagatttattaattattacgGTTAAAGAGGAAAAGTAACCAGGAGCAAAGCTCTGTTAACCCAACTCATGTAAAACTACATTCAATGAGGTTACCTCAACTAGCTCTAAAAGACCAGTCCTAACATATGGTCTACACCAACAGTCTGGTCAGAGATCATGcaagtttaaataaatccaAAGCTGTCACATCTTTCTTATTTCTGTAGTACAATGATGTGATGCTCCATAGAGGCTCTAATTTAGTCAACCTACATAGACTCACTCCCGACTTCAGCTCTCATAAACCAAATACTGCTGGTAGACATGAAGTGTAGCGATACTTGTGCTTCAGTAAAATGTTGTTATACAGAGATTTACAAGCACCAGGTAAATCTCAGTAATGTGTGAACTGTTTTTGGCAAGGGCCTGAAAAATGTCAAAGCCCTGCATATCAGCTTAAAAAGGTTGTCAAAACACCTTTTAAATGTGGGCACAGCAAAACACTGAGAGTCAATAGTCCAAGTGATATTAAAACATCTTTTCCTAAATATAACCATGAATGTAACAGAGAGCTGCTTCGCACTTATCCAATAAGAGTGTTCTGTTAAATGAGTCAAAGGACTTGAAACTGTTATGTTTAGGTTTAAGCATAATAGCTTATAAATAGGGGGTCATGACAGCACATTGGACAAAACGTTTGATTTAGTAGAGTCGTACCGCAGCTGCCCAACCTCACATAACCCTCCTAGAGACTTATCTGGGTCTCAAACACGAGAACTTTCACACATTTGACAAATGGGTTAACTTAACCACTACAACTGAAAGATATAAACCAGGTTTAATGGAAGATTGTGTAAAAAGTGTCCCATAAACTAAAACGGAGACAGCACTACTTGGatttgaagagaaaaaaaaaatgaggaagaaaCAAGACCTTTGTAAATTAAACTCTGTTCATAATTTAACAGCTAGTTAAAGAGGAAAGGAAACTTATACATGAAGCTGAGATATACCAACAGGTTTGGTATATTTTTGCTACTGTCAGTATAACTGTGAGCACATCTCACCACCTCTGGCAATGCTCTGCGGTACCAGGCTGCTGTTCGTTTCCATGGACTGGGGCTCCTGGCCGATCGGCTCATCAGGGGGCATGTAGGCTGGTGGTGGGGTGTCAGCTGAGACATTAAGAGAGACATTAGTGGGACCAGTTGCTGCTGCTGACAAatgtactctctctctcttacgcACACAAAATCCCCTTAGACACTCCTTAGAACAATCATGACAAGATCTGTACCCCGGAAATGGTGTCAGATTACACACATCCCTCATTTGCTAAGCCACATGCTAACCCATTCCCAACAGATGCAACATGAGCTTTTCAAGCCCTTAGTGAAGcatacaggaaacaaaacatctacTTAAAACTGCAACAAGGACATTTCAGTGGATCATGATGCTTGTCAGCATTCAAAAAGCCAACCAAAGCTTTGCAGGATAAATAACTTAAATCCTAAAttgctgttaaaaacaaaaaacaaacaatttaaaaacaaaacaaaaaccacccCTTTTTGCCAGACTGCCTTAAATCACTGGATGTGTCAGCAGATCTGGAGTGAAGCAGAGTCTAgaccagtggttcttaaccttgttggaggtaccgaaccccaccagtttcatatgcgcattcactgaacccctctttagtgaaaaataaaatatgatttttttcaaattcaagacatagatatgttttttattggtgcacaaaatgagcgGTGCATGTCACGGTGGAGGGtctgccgaacccctgagaccgactcaccaaacccctagggttcgatcgaacccaggttaagaaccactggtcTAGACTAAGAGCATCAGTGCTGGTGGATGGAACTGGATTCGCCTGGCTacatcatttgttttttcaccaTACAACTGTAAACagacttccccccccccccttgcatTATGCAACTTGAAAAACAGAAATCCTGAGAGACCAGTGTTTATCAAAAGTCAGACATTTGTTGGCTACATGACAGTGACAATTCAGAAAAAACAATGGTTTGGCAACTTTCCCAGGGTTAGGTGGAGGAGTGTATTTGGTGTACCTGGGAGTTGGAATGGACTTGAGGGCCCCGAACTGGCAGGAGAGTTTGGATAAGTACCAGAGCTGGCTGGAGAAGGAGGATATGGAGAGTTGGGAGAAATGGAAAAAGAGCTGccgccacctccacctcctccactgcTGCCACCCCCATTGTGCGGCTGTTGGAAGGACTCTGGATAGGTGGCATTCAGGGGCATGTGTGGCTCGTTGTGGGTGAGGTTACGGAACTGTACCAGCAAGCTGTGCTGTGGGTTGAACTCGCTGTGCCGTGGTACCAGGACAGGAGGAAGCACTGgatggaagaagaaaaatgaattaaacaagTGAGAAACTGCACACATGACGTATCACCATGTGGAATTCACAATTCATGAAAACTAAGTTTTTAAGGAGTAGGGCAAGcccaaaacaattaaaatttacatgaaaataattaaaaccaGAAAGCAGCATAGATTAATCTTGTAGAGGCTGAAAATACCTAATGTGTAGAACACTGTATATGCTGAGATCGTTATTACAGTATTTTAATATGATTTTAATAATGCTACTATCAAAAATAACTGAAGGAATTCCAACCTGTATGTTGAAATAGAGATGACTGAACAACAACAGTGAGTcttgaaatgttatttttagcTCTTGATACATAAGAACAAGATGTTCTTCACATCTAATTTTACCCTTAAAAAGGATTGAAGGTTTCCCTTTGCAAGATATTACTCTGACTTTAAGAGTCCAGGCTCCAAGGCTGAAATATAGTCTTCTCACCGACAAGTGATCTGCATCTTTGAACCGGTCAATACAGACCTTGCAATCCTGAACCAGTGTAGTATCAGAAAGCCTGTATCTTTAGGGTCATCCATGGGTGTGTAAGTGTATATGATGGGGTGTGGGAGAAAAGGGGGAAGGGGGGGTTAAGTGATGTGAAAGTGCTGGGAGTTTAGTCTGAGTGGTTTATGCGTTTAGTACACTGCTTTCTGATGCCACACCCAATCTGGAATGCCTGAGGCATATAATCTAATAAGACTCCCAGAGCTAGTGATATTGATTTTCTGTGAAATGGAGGGGGCGGGCAGAAAAGGCCTGTGTGATGACAGCCTCCTGACCTTTGTAGATTTGTTTACCAGCTCTACAGTTTACTGAGAGATGTGCACAGTTCTAAATTGCTTTAATCCATCTTGTATTTGAAAGTTAAAAGGCAAAAAGCAAAACGAAACAATAGGCTAGAAATGTTAGAAACACTGCAAATAAACCAATTATGTGATGACTATGCCTCACAGAACACAGGTTTAATCGTATATACAACAACCATTAACATTACATGtctgtttaaatataaaagctAAGGTTGATTAAACAGAACCTGTTTAAGGTGAGAAAAATTACATACCAGGGCTCTCCACTCTCTTGTAGTGATATGGGTTTATGCACACCTCCTTCTGTTTGGAGCCAAACGGATACTCGCAAATGTCCAGAGGCTTGAGCTCATGGTGGGACTGTAGATCCGGCCAGCGCCACACTCTGCAGTAGATAACATGAGGAAGACCCTTCCTGTGGGAAACCTGCAGCCGGCCGTCCAGTGATCTTGGAATGGTAACACACTTGCTGGGCTGTCCAGGGCAGCTCAGCGCTTTCTCCAGGTCTTCCATGGcacccttcttcttcttcaactTTTTCACAAGTGCATCAACTGCCTTTTCTGCCCATTTTTCTTCCTCGTCTCCCTGTTTCCAGCCGAGCAGGCGCCTGACTGTCGGACTTGTGAAGGAGAACAAACTAGACATGGAAGTCATTCTGCAAGTTGTAGTGCAGGTAAAAGAGAGGAACTTTCCTTCGCGATGACACTGGGCCTATGCAAGGGGGCCAAAAATCAGTCAGCAGGTAATCTCCAAAGAACGTTATTAACCCAACACAGTCTGTGAGCGTGTGATCAACAAAAGAAGTTGCTTGAGAGGGTAATATAAGTGTGCAAGTATGAAAAGCCAACACCGATGAGGGGTGGGGTGAGGGGAGAGGAGATTTTAGCCTTGTCTGACCAAGGACAGGAAGCAGGGGAGGGCCAGGAGTGAGCAAGCAGGacgcagctgctgctgctcaggaAGGGCCCTCCAGCAAGCTGTCCGGAGTTGGGTCACTACCACTGATGGAGAGGGGGGGTGTAGTCTGTAGGAGCTCAAATCAGGACTTATGTTGAACTGATACACTGCAGCAGGCCTCACTGGTGCAAGTCTGACACACGTCTTATAAGGAAGTGCTCATTTCTTGAGAACTACCAATGCTCTTTTGGCTAACTTCATTCAAATCGCCCACAGTCAGGGTTTCCTCTGTCAGCcttctgcaaaacacaaaagatCAGAGAAAGAACAAGAACACATGTAAAGTTTGAAATTACTGTTATCTAGATGAACAAGCAAGCCTTTCTAAACATTTTTATAGCAActgttacagttttttgtttaatgACATGAAACAGTCTTTATGGCAACCCACTTAGAGAAGCACTATTCTCGATCCATGGGGTGGGGGTTTGGGAATTCAAGAAAACCCTTTGTGCTATTTTTGATCTGACACATTTCCACAGAAACGCCACCATCACTACTTAGATGACTCAGTTATGTGAAACGCGTTCCATCTCAAACTCGAGATCAATCATGCACATGGAAAACACTTAACAGCCATATGGCCTAAAATGCATCTAACATGATCATTTGTCACACAACAAGCAATTCTGCAGAAAGGCAGCTACAGAGTGCTCAAGGCCAACTCcccatttaaacaaaataaggAAAGCAGTTTGGATCGGGACCAAAATTTAATGAGCTCTTTTTAAAGTGCCACCTCTTCAAGTTTCAGGACATTCTGCTTTTGGTGGACTCATGCTTAGAGGCAGACACACAGCTGTGATCACACTGGCAGAGGAAAGAGCAGAATAGATGCTACAGTCGGACTAACAATGATTGCTGAACTGACTGGTACAAGTTATGCCACATAAGGGAAAAACTCTTAAGGCAGCATGTGGAGaatctactttaaaaaaataaataaaagaaaatctgttttttgcCTAGTGAAGTCTCAGCCAATTTTTGAACtacttttcaaataaataacatgacAGTTGAGACAAAATACTGACCTCTCTCTTCAGTATTTGCactgggaaaggaaaaaaaaaaaaaaaaagtaaaactaagaGTTGCTGATTACCCCTCACTACTGATGCACTGCACCAAGATACCTTTGTCTCAGACTGCTCTAGAGATGTTGGGGAGTTCGGGCAATTATGACATATAACACTTCAATCCCCTTCATACAGACAGAGCAGACAGAGGGTCAACACATgcagcctgcagcagcagctgtttgggCTGTGAAACTGGCCTTAGTCAAAAAGGATGTAACCACAAAGAGCTGCTTCCTCCCTCATCCCATCTCTGCCCAATCCCTCCCTTCCAGCTAACAGCTGTCCAACAGCACTGCACTCACTCCCATTACTCATTGTTCTCCACACACATGAAAGCAGAGAGAAACATCCTaaagcaggacacacacacacaccgaaaaAAAACCCATATCAACATGTAAATGTTGGGAGCTTTTCTGGAAGTCACCAGGCCACATTAAAGCAGTTCTTCCTACATGTGGATAGGCCTTTTTCAGATTCCAAGTGACACACAAGTTCATGGTTCAGTTGGTAAAGACAAGTAATCAATTTACACATCCAAACTTGTGGATAAACACACTGTAGCTACAAAGACTACATTAAATAAGATTTCTCATGCCAATCCTTCAGAtaaagctgagcttttcaaaagACAAACAGTTCACGACGATAGCTTATTCTCTGTGTCAAATCAGTCTCGACTAAAGTATGTTTAACCAGATCCAGACAGATATCAGTGGGCTGATATTGGCCTATCACAGATTTATCTGTAGTTTACAGTACTGGCATGTTAATAACAACACCATCGGTTTCCATTTTTATTACAACTAGTTCCATGTGCGTGCGTGAGAAGAATAGCAACAAATACATCTACGCCAAgatccccccccctttttttttaaacaccctaAAAATACTACCCACTATCAGTTAGGGTGCTATGTATTTTACAACATCGCATTTTGACAAGTACTTATTTGTTAACCCTCAGTAAAGGTGGCTTACATTCTTACAAAAATGACCATGAGTTTACTCTTTGTGGAACCAATTTAGTATGACAGGGATTGCTTGCCAGATATATAAAAACTATTAAagggcaaaaacacaaaacaaaacactacaacACCACACCACTGGGATTTCTTAACTAGTTGTTCCCAAGTCGAGTTTCATTTCCCCAAGCATAAAACACCTTTTTTAAATAGCCTAATATAACAACCAAAGGTTAAGACTTGTGGATCAGTCGTGTTTAAACCGGTAGTAAAATCGTCAAAATCCCACTATGACCCAGGGAAAACTCTTTATGAATCACAGAAAATATATAGGTCATAGATGCATTAAGAAAatgcatatacacatatgtacatggatacaacattttaaaaaataccatCTCCAAGCATGGCGGGAAACAATGAGATGTACTTTAATAATAGGAAGTGCACCCCAGAAGCTTCTCAAATCGTTGATAGATATTCATCAGTTTGGGCTGCTCTGGATTACACGCCTGAGAAATTCCTTTAATCCCGTTTAAAAGATGTCTACATAAAACGCACAcagcaagcaaaacaaaaagacaaaaaaaaaacctccaaaaaaCTGGAAAACCTGACAACACTACTTTGTTTAACAGCGTGTAATCCGTCTTTAACGCTTGTCAAACATGAAGTAACACGGAACAGACAATATGGAAGGACGAttcagtacccccccccccaaccagagaaagagagaaaaggcatTCAGAAAGACGCATCTAATTATACACAGACCCCAgaaacagcaataaaaatagcttttagTACTGCTCCAAGTGCTCCACGAAAATACACACGGtcacaatataatataatatcccACTGGCATTAGCTAACTCTGGTATGTAGCAACTTGATGTAAGTAGCATCGAGATTTTGCTAACTAGCTTAGCTTGCTTTCACAGAACACATCTTGTTTAGCGtgaagtttttaattaaacaccTCATAACAACCATCTACATAAGAGTCTACCATAATCGTTTTATCATCAAGTATAACTTGGGGAGTCATCGTATTCAGCCTCTTAGTAGTTTGACAACGTTTACTTcagccttcctcctcttcctccattcCAGAAACTTTTTGAACTTCTCACAACTGAAGCTAAGCTATGTTAGCTGTTAGCCAAGCTCTCCGAGGGGAACGGAGCGCCGAGCCTCTCTGTGTCCTGCTGATGTAGCTCCCTGGAGTTCAAGTCTACTCTCTTATTTCAACCGTTAAATAACCACATACCTTTCAACAATGCGTACGAATCATGACAGTGATCTTTCTTGCAAACATTTAGCCCGTAATCCCAACTTTTGTATACATTTCTTTCGTTTTCAGAGCCCCTTCGTTCCGTCTCTCCGTGCCATGTCCTCCAGATTCTGGAGTGAAATAGTCTGGGAAGGCGGAGTAAATATCGCTCCGCTGTCCCAACAAACTAGTGCTCGCTTTGGCGTTAATGTCCGTGAGGATTTAGTTTCTTACTGCGAAGACACTAAacattaacactagttttaaacaGCTTTTAATGTACCACTAAGCATGACCCACAATCGCTtacttttctaaaaaaaaaaaaaaaatcaggtcacTTTTCTTGAGTATAGGTCAGATTGTTCCAAGTGAGCTAACTTTTCTCCATCTTGACATTTGCGACCCGAATATCGAAAATATAACGTTAAATGATACGCCGGCAGCTAAAAACGTAtaagaaatgaaagtgaaacgTTTCCATTTATTCTTTTCTGCTTTTGATGTTTAAGTGATTGAAGCTGGACGTCTTACGGTGGTCGTGCTGCGGCTCTGGAACGTCTCACAAGTTGCTGGCTCCACTCAGTCTGGAGGGCTGCGGTTTGTTGTGTATTGTTGTCCTTTATAGTCACTTGTTCGACACTTCGCCAGCCCTCGCGATGTTAACCCTTTGAACCTGAGGAATCAAAACAGAACTAAATATTCCACGACGATTCCCGTAGACGAACCGCTACTTTC
It encodes:
- the smad5 gene encoding mothers against decapentaplegic homolog 5 isoform X2, giving the protein MTSMSSLFSFTSPTVRRLLGWKQGDEEEKWAEKAVDALVKKLKKKKGAMEDLEKALSCPGQPSKCVTIPRSLDGRLQVSHRKGLPHVIYCRVWRWPDLQSHHELKPLDICEYPFGSKQKEVCINPYHYKRVESPVLPPVLVPRHSEFNPQHSLLVQFRNLTHNEPHMPLNATYPESFQQPHNGGGSSGGGGGGGSSFSISPNSPYPPSPASSGTYPNSPASSGPSSPFQLPADTPPPAYMPPDEPIGQEPQSMETNSSLVPQSIARDVQPVEYEEPSHWCSIVYYELNNRVGEAYHASSTSVLVDGFTDPSNNKNRFCLGLLSNVNRNSTIENTRRHIGKGVHLYYVGGEVYAECLSDTSIFVQSRNCNYHHGFHPTTVCKIPSGCSLKIFNNQEFAQLLAQSVNHGFEAVYELTKMCTIRMSFVKGWGAEYHRQDVTSTPCWIEVHLHGPLQWLDKVLTQMGSPLNPISSVS
- the smad5 gene encoding mothers against decapentaplegic homolog 5 isoform X1, translated to MTSMSSLFSFTSPTVRRLLGWKQGDEEEKWAEKAVDALVKKLKKKKGAMEDLEKALSCPGQPSKCVTIPRSLDGRLQVSHRKGLPHVIYCRVWRWPDLQSHHELKPLDICEYPFGSKQKEVCINPYHYKRVESPVLPPVLVPRHSEFNPQHSLLVQFRNLTHNEPHMPLNATYPESFQQPHNGGGSSGGGGGGGSSFSISPNSPYPPSPASSGTYPNSPASSGPSSPFQLPADTPPPAYMPPDEPIGQEPQSMETNSSLVPQSIARGDVQPVEYEEPSHWCSIVYYELNNRVGEAYHASSTSVLVDGFTDPSNNKNRFCLGLLSNVNRNSTIENTRRHIGKGVHLYYVGGEVYAECLSDTSIFVQSRNCNYHHGFHPTTVCKIPSGCSLKIFNNQEFAQLLAQSVNHGFEAVYELTKMCTIRMSFVKGWGAEYHRQDVTSTPCWIEVHLHGPLQWLDKVLTQMGSPLNPISSVS